A genomic stretch from Gammaproteobacteria bacterium includes:
- a CDS encoding ABC transporter ATP-binding protein — MSMLVKAKGLTKRYGALAALDHVDFEIEEGRIVGLIGPNGAGKTTALKAILGLTDFEGELDVLGHDPRGDRHELMRQVCFIADVAVLPRWLRVSNAIEYVEAVHPGFSRERAMHFLERTKIKQRSKVGELSKGMVTQLHLALIMAIDAKLLVLDEPTLGLDILYRKEFYTSLLNDYFDAQRTILVTTHQVEEIEKILTHLMFIDGGRVTLNSSMEEVAERYTEVLVAHDKAAAAQALKPLYEREVFGKKLFLFEGASREELARLGELHTPSVADIFVAKVKGEMK; from the coding sequence ATGAGCATGCTCGTCAAGGCCAAGGGCCTGACCAAGCGATACGGCGCGCTGGCGGCGCTGGACCACGTGGACTTCGAGATCGAGGAGGGCCGCATCGTCGGCCTGATCGGCCCGAACGGCGCCGGCAAGACCACCGCGCTCAAGGCCATCCTCGGCCTCACCGACTTCGAGGGCGAACTCGACGTGCTGGGCCATGACCCGCGCGGCGACCGCCACGAGCTGATGCGCCAGGTCTGCTTCATCGCCGACGTGGCGGTGCTGCCGCGCTGGCTGCGGGTGTCCAACGCCATCGAGTACGTGGAGGCGGTGCACCCCGGCTTCAGCCGCGAGCGCGCCATGCACTTCCTGGAGCGCACCAAGATCAAGCAGCGCAGCAAGGTGGGCGAGCTCTCCAAGGGCATGGTGACCCAGCTGCACCTGGCGCTGATCATGGCGATCGACGCGAAGCTCCTGGTGCTGGACGAGCCGACCCTCGGCCTCGACATCCTGTACCGCAAGGAGTTCTACACCAGCCTGCTCAACGACTACTTCGACGCGCAGCGCACCATCCTGGTCACCACCCACCAAGTGGAGGAGATCGAGAAGATCCTCACCCACCTCATGTTCATCGACGGCGGGCGGGTGACGCTCAACAGCTCCATGGAGGAGGTGGCCGAGCGGTACACCGAGGTGCTGGTGGCTCACGACAAGGCCGCCGCCGCCCAGGCGCTCAAGCCGCTCTACGAGCGCGAAGTGTTCGGCAAGAAGCTGTTCCTGTTCGAGGGTGCCTCGCGCGAGGAGCTGGCCAGGCTGGGCGAGCTGCACACCCCGAGCGTCGCCGACATCTTCGTGGCGAAGGTGAAAGGAGAGATGAAATGA